A region from the Thermanaeromonas toyohensis ToBE genome encodes:
- a CDS encoding helix-turn-helix domain-containing protein, with amino-acid sequence MFREARKQAGLSREEAAARLHIGTRTLFAYESGQSVVPPEIVLKMAEVYNRPDLPANYCAKMCPIGQLIAHHFEKTNVATMVLGLLKELEDVEKVKSRLISIAADGQVDENERPEFQQIVKEVVELEREIGELKQFAARIGISLTSLMPKQKEKAALRAAL; translated from the coding sequence ATGTTTCGAGAGGCACGAAAACAAGCGGGCTTGAGCCGAGAAGAGGCAGCCGCAAGACTGCACATAGGCACCAGAACGCTCTTTGCCTATGAAAGTGGGCAATCGGTGGTGCCACCAGAGATAGTGCTAAAGATGGCCGAGGTATATAACAGGCCAGACCTTCCTGCAAATTACTGCGCAAAGATGTGCCCGATTGGGCAGCTAATTGCGCATCACTTTGAGAAGACCAACGTGGCCACTATGGTTTTAGGGTTGTTAAAGGAGCTAGAGGACGTTGAAAAGGTCAAATCCAGGCTTATATCGATTGCGGCTGATGGGCAAGTAGATGAGAACGAGCGGCCGGAATTTCAGCAAATCGTTAAGGAAGTGGTGGAGTTAGAACGGGAAATCGGAGAACTTAAGCAGTTTGCGGCGAGGATAGGCATAAGCCTAACGAGTTTAATGCCCAAACAAAAAGAAAAAGCGGCTTTGCGAGCCGCA
- a CDS encoding helix-turn-helix domain-containing protein yields MKRYIDLAKIKALRKQKGLTQEDMAQALGYETAIGYHYLETGKRRITAERLADIAAILGVTVDELYADEPTSVVANPAINQ; encoded by the coding sequence ATGAAGCGCTATATAGACCTCGCGAAGATCAAAGCTCTGCGGAAGCAAAAAGGATTAACCCAAGAAGACATGGCGCAAGCCTTGGGATATGAGACTGCTATTGGCTACCATTACTTAGAAACTGGGAAGCGTCGCATCACTGCCGAAAGGCTTGCAGATATTGCCGCTATCTTAGGTGTTACAGTTGATGAGTTATATGCAGATGAACCTACCAGTGTGGTAGCTAACCCTGCCATCAACCAATAA